A stretch of the Arachis stenosperma cultivar V10309 chromosome 6, arast.V10309.gnm1.PFL2, whole genome shotgun sequence genome encodes the following:
- the LOC130933626 gene encoding uncharacterized protein LOC130933626 translates to MRRYWKRRGGYHRLNGSNWWRRRHKKQVEQLGTTDTGATNTRRRTWRIKVSRKIRISRIPSPKKFLLWLRDSYVRMMLGVANSKVMSMSGSAAGYGGRSATTSMALGVVNSKPMKEYDEKMIVHIYKSLVMAQQQGHDEPHKFPSQITCP, encoded by the coding sequence ATGCGGAGGTACTGGAAGAGAAGAGGGGGATACCATAGACTAAATGGATCCAATTGGTGGCGGAGGAGGCACAAGAAGCAAGTGGAGCAGCTTGGAACCACCGACACCGGCGCCACCAACACAAGGCGTAGGACATGGAGGATCAAGGTGTCCCGTAAGATCAGGATATCCAGAATCCCTTCGCCCAAGAAATTCTTGCTGTGGCTGAGGGATTCTTACGTTAGAATGATGCTTGGGGTGGCCAACTCTAAGGTCATGAGCATGAGCGGTTCTGCCGCCGGCTACGGTGGCAGAAGCGCAACCACGTCCATGGCCCTCGGAGTGGTGAATTCTAAGCCCATGAAGGAGTATGATGAGAAGATGATTGTTCATATCTACAAGTCCTTGGTCATGGCGCAGCAGCAGGGACATGATGAACCACACAAATTCCCTTCTCAAATCACTTGTCCATAA